In Phaeobacter porticola, one DNA window encodes the following:
- a CDS encoding lytic murein transglycosylase, translating into MRNDRSAQRQMILQAATIVVLMISGGHAGASPLPAAGLQASLRPLARPEVAHTVATTQLRPRVRPANRHRVASAGPVPPKISPAEQRGFHAWIAAFRLRAQAEGLSRATLDQALADLEFDPDIVQRDGNQSEFVTPIWTYLERAVSDTRIENGQAALRDHEDVLNRVEARYGVDKEVVAAVWGMESNYGRFRGERDIVRSLATLAFDGRRGVFFESQLIAALQIIQAGDVDPRAMTGSWAGAMGHTQFMPTSYLAYAVDFTGDGKRDIWSDDPTDALASTAAYLKRYGWVKGQPWGIEVKLPPEFDYAQADRKITKSAQAWRQIGITRVDGGSLPDHGKAAVLLPAGAGGAAFMVYRNFAVIERYNAADAYVIGVGHLSDRLKGAGPFRTDWPRDTRPLTYKERRELQERLSGAGHETGVADGRIGPRTRAALRAYQIAAGLTPDGYASLSVLKRLRSSPGETPELGAPQRFN; encoded by the coding sequence ATGCGAAATGATCGTAGCGCCCAGAGACAAATGATCCTGCAGGCAGCAACTATTGTGGTGTTGATGATCTCTGGTGGCCACGCGGGGGCAAGTCCGCTGCCTGCTGCTGGTTTACAGGCGTCATTGCGCCCCTTGGCCCGTCCAGAGGTTGCGCATACTGTCGCGACGACCCAATTGCGGCCGCGGGTGCGCCCCGCAAACCGACATAGAGTCGCCTCAGCCGGACCGGTCCCCCCTAAGATCTCGCCTGCGGAACAGCGTGGCTTTCACGCCTGGATCGCAGCATTTCGCTTGCGCGCTCAGGCAGAAGGCCTATCTCGGGCCACTTTGGATCAGGCTCTTGCCGACCTGGAGTTTGATCCAGACATCGTGCAGCGCGACGGCAATCAGTCGGAATTCGTGACACCGATCTGGACCTACCTGGAGCGCGCTGTATCAGACACCCGGATCGAAAACGGTCAGGCTGCGCTACGTGACCACGAGGATGTGCTCAACAGGGTCGAGGCCAGATACGGTGTAGACAAAGAGGTCGTCGCCGCGGTCTGGGGGATGGAGAGTAACTATGGCCGGTTTCGCGGCGAACGCGATATTGTCCGGTCCTTGGCGACACTGGCCTTTGACGGACGCCGTGGCGTGTTTTTTGAGAGCCAGTTGATTGCCGCATTGCAGATTATTCAGGCCGGGGATGTCGATCCGCGCGCCATGACCGGCAGCTGGGCAGGAGCAATGGGGCATACCCAGTTTATGCCGACCTCCTACCTCGCATATGCAGTGGATTTCACCGGCGATGGTAAGCGCGATATCTGGTCGGATGACCCAACCGATGCGCTTGCGTCAACCGCTGCCTACCTTAAGCGGTATGGCTGGGTGAAAGGGCAGCCCTGGGGGATAGAGGTGAAGCTGCCCCCAGAATTTGACTATGCGCAGGCGGATCGCAAGATCACTAAATCAGCTCAGGCCTGGCGACAGATTGGTATTACGCGCGTTGACGGTGGCAGTTTGCCTGACCATGGAAAGGCTGCAGTGCTGTTGCCTGCTGGTGCAGGTGGCGCGGCCTTCATGGTTTACCGCAACTTTGCGGTGATTGAGCGCTACAATGCGGCGGATGCCTATGTGATTGGTGTCGGCCATCTGAGCGACCGCTTGAAAGGAGCAGGTCCGTTTCGTACGGATTGGCCACGTGACACACGCCCGCTGACGTACAAGGAACGACGTGAGTTGCAGGAACGGCTATCAGGTGCAGGTCATGAAACCGGCGTAGCCGATGGTCGGATCGGACCCAGGACACGTGCCGCGTTGCGTGCCTATCAGATTGCAGCGGGATTAACGCCCGATGGCTATGCCTCGCTGTCTGTCCTTAAACGGCTAAGGTCATCGCCAGGAGAGACGCCCGAACTGGGCGCCCCTCAGAGATTTAACTAA
- the ubiB gene encoding 2-polyprenylphenol 6-hydroxylase yields the protein MRGPHNIIRLIRTGATFERTGAMNVVLDAFEAPKPLRILARTLGWPFKWLGYKGDPTMPPATRALTALGPAYIKFGQVLSTRPDVVGDDLAVQLRVLQDKLPPFSRAEAMTQVEQELGQSVDQIYSEFSEPIAAASIAQVHRARLRESDQEVAVKVLRPGIERAFRKDVDAFYFAARIADLFAPGARRLKPMDVIKHFDGVVQGELDLRLESAAASEFAANTKDDEGFQLPQILWNHSARRVMTLGWADGLPLGDNAALDAAGHDRTALAERVLSLFLRHALRDGYFHADMHQGNLKVAANGDIIAYDFGIMGHIDEYTRRVYAEILFGFIKRDYKRVAEVHFEAGYVPADRDVDEFARALRAVGEPIFGMDATHISMGRLLNYLFEVTERFGMETRTELILLQRTMVVVEGVARSLDPHINIWNSAHPVVEDYIKKSIGPRAVVSDLMSTAKVMARFGPRLPALVEQALIAQTHQNDERGRRPTRSAWVVPGLCGLGLGMVIAFAAAAFS from the coding sequence TCCGCCTGATCCGCACAGGCGCCACATTCGAGCGCACGGGCGCCATGAACGTGGTGCTGGATGCTTTTGAAGCCCCCAAACCCCTGCGCATTCTGGCCCGTACTCTTGGCTGGCCATTCAAATGGCTGGGATACAAGGGCGATCCAACTATGCCGCCTGCCACCCGTGCGCTGACCGCGCTGGGGCCTGCCTACATCAAATTCGGGCAGGTTCTGTCCACCCGGCCCGATGTGGTTGGCGATGATCTGGCGGTACAGTTGCGGGTGCTACAGGACAAGCTGCCCCCATTTTCCCGCGCCGAGGCGATGACACAGGTCGAACAGGAACTCGGACAGTCGGTTGATCAAATCTATTCTGAGTTCAGCGAACCCATTGCCGCCGCGTCTATTGCGCAGGTGCATCGCGCACGGCTGAGGGAAAGCGACCAAGAGGTTGCCGTAAAAGTGCTGCGCCCCGGCATTGAACGCGCCTTCCGCAAGGATGTGGATGCCTTCTATTTCGCAGCGCGGATTGCCGATCTCTTTGCCCCTGGCGCGCGGCGTCTGAAGCCAATGGATGTGATCAAGCATTTCGACGGCGTTGTGCAGGGCGAACTGGACTTGCGATTGGAAAGCGCCGCTGCTTCTGAATTTGCAGCCAATACCAAGGATGACGAGGGTTTTCAGCTGCCCCAAATCCTGTGGAACCACTCTGCCCGCCGCGTGATGACACTGGGATGGGCCGACGGGCTACCACTCGGCGACAATGCTGCACTGGATGCAGCCGGCCATGACCGCACCGCGTTGGCTGAACGGGTACTGTCGCTGTTCTTGCGCCATGCCCTGCGTGATGGCTATTTTCATGCCGATATGCATCAGGGCAACCTGAAGGTCGCGGCCAATGGTGATATCATCGCCTACGATTTCGGCATCATGGGGCATATCGACGAATACACCCGCCGGGTCTACGCCGAGATTCTGTTTGGCTTCATCAAACGAGACTACAAGCGGGTCGCCGAGGTTCATTTTGAGGCAGGCTATGTGCCAGCCGACCGCGATGTGGATGAGTTTGCCCGTGCGCTACGCGCTGTGGGGGAGCCGATATTTGGCATGGACGCCACCCATATCTCTATGGGGCGGCTGCTCAACTACCTGTTTGAGGTGACCGAACGTTTTGGCATGGAAACCCGGACCGAACTAATTCTGCTACAGCGCACCATGGTCGTTGTCGAAGGCGTGGCCCGGTCGCTGGATCCGCATATCAACATCTGGAACTCGGCTCATCCCGTGGTGGAAGATTACATCAAAAAGTCCATCGGACCTCGTGCGGTGGTCAGCGATTTGATGAGCACGGCCAAGGTGATGGCTCGTTTTGGGCCGCGCTTGCCCGCGCTGGTCGAGCAGGCTTTAATTGCCCAGACCCATCAAAATGATGAGCGTGGCCGCCGCCCCACCCGTTCAGCATGGGTAGTGCCCGGTCTCTGCGGTCTGGGGCTTGGTATGGTGATTGCTTTTGCAGCGGCGGCTTTTAGTTAA